Proteins from a genomic interval of Verrucomicrobiales bacterium:
- a CDS encoding PSD1 domain-containing protein, whose product MNLQRAFGSLACTLVVASFTSAAPLRFSADILPLLATHCLHCHGPDEAKRKADLRLDVRESAVAERSGTRAIVPGKPELSDLIHRITSADPNEVMPPPTTHKPALQPNEIATLTRWIAEGAVWGKHWALEPPQRAAPPAGFEHPVDAWVGSALAREGLRLSPPAAKHRLLRRISFDLTGLPPSAEEAADFEQDQSPKAFAQVVQRLLASPHFGERMAMWWLDAARYSDTDGFQQDAERTNWPWRDWVVAAFNANMPFDQFTRDQFAGDLLPQASPDQQLATCFHRNHMTNGEGGRDPEESRVDYVLDRINTVGTTWLGLTLGCAQCHSHKFDPISQAEYYRLSAFFNSIDETGSAGSGARPYLSVVSPAAQRSLAEIGSWVESRKAIELKARRNAENPFNGWLAERLREARAGVPVWQRLEARRLESAEGTELRQSADGIVRASGPRPNQDDYRLVSHPDSSRVTGLKLEVFPHPEHTQGRFTRGQSGEFILTDLKLQVRHQGQSGLRDVALASAVADFSADTKANDGYGNVKDTLDDDPRNGWTTQGATNVTAHVAVFALAEPLRLASDEEMIIELRHRSTRGDANIGRFRVSATSQLGETVQSVKASPLEEIATAAPSDTSSINPELRGRLFAQFLEEHEPYRDARQALDRATRQLNETRKAAEKLNVMVLADRPEARETHVLIRGVWDKPGERVSAGVPASIAPWPEGQPTNRLGLALWITSPDNPLSARVLVNHLWQLLFGFGLVRTPEDFGLQGERPTHPELLDWLACELIASGWNIKHLLALIVSSATYQQDSTIQPTLLARDPDNRLLARGARYRLPSWMLRDAALRAAGLLNPALGGPPIRPYQPEGVWEELFMGRFKYEPSQGGSQYRRTLYAFWRRAIAPTFLFDSAQRRTCEVRVPRTNTPLQALTLLNDETYLDASRALGKWALESGTTPSERIQALFRRILSRSATDRECEIVQHQLEEATSHYQSHPVDAAKLLRRDEVKILTDGDWISEAAYSIVASLLLNLDEAITHE is encoded by the coding sequence TTGAATCTCCAGCGCGCATTCGGTTCCCTGGCCTGCACTCTAGTGGTAGCCAGTTTTACGTCAGCCGCCCCCCTTCGTTTCAGCGCCGATATCCTACCCCTGCTCGCAACCCACTGTCTCCACTGTCATGGACCGGATGAGGCCAAGCGGAAGGCCGACCTGCGACTGGATGTCCGCGAGAGCGCTGTCGCGGAACGATCAGGAACTCGAGCCATCGTTCCAGGAAAACCGGAGCTGAGTGATCTCATCCACCGCATCACCTCGGCCGACCCGAACGAGGTGATGCCCCCGCCTACGACGCACAAGCCGGCGCTCCAGCCGAACGAGATTGCCACGCTGACACGCTGGATTGCGGAAGGCGCGGTGTGGGGAAAACACTGGGCCCTGGAGCCTCCTCAACGGGCAGCTCCACCAGCGGGCTTCGAGCATCCCGTTGACGCGTGGGTAGGCTCGGCCCTGGCGCGCGAAGGCCTAAGACTCTCCCCTCCGGCTGCAAAGCATCGGCTTCTGCGTCGGATTTCGTTCGATCTGACAGGACTTCCGCCCAGCGCCGAGGAAGCGGCAGATTTCGAGCAGGACCAATCCCCAAAAGCCTTCGCCCAGGTCGTCCAGCGGCTGCTGGCCTCGCCTCACTTCGGAGAGCGCATGGCCATGTGGTGGCTCGACGCAGCGCGATATTCCGACACGGACGGCTTCCAGCAAGACGCAGAACGAACGAACTGGCCCTGGCGGGATTGGGTGGTGGCTGCTTTCAATGCCAACATGCCTTTTGACCAGTTCACCCGCGATCAATTCGCCGGAGATCTGCTGCCACAGGCCAGTCCCGACCAGCAACTCGCCACCTGCTTTCATCGAAATCACATGACCAACGGGGAAGGAGGACGTGACCCGGAGGAGTCGCGCGTCGACTACGTCCTCGACCGGATCAACACCGTGGGTACCACCTGGCTGGGCTTAACGCTGGGTTGCGCGCAGTGCCACTCACACAAGTTCGATCCCATCTCCCAGGCCGAATACTACCGCTTGTCTGCCTTCTTCAATAGCATTGACGAAACCGGCAGCGCCGGCAGCGGAGCGAGGCCGTATCTCAGCGTCGTCTCGCCGGCCGCCCAGCGTTCCCTTGCGGAGATAGGGAGTTGGGTGGAATCGCGAAAGGCTATCGAACTGAAGGCGCGCCGGAACGCCGAGAATCCATTCAACGGATGGCTTGCCGAGCGGCTCAGGGAGGCACGTGCCGGAGTTCCGGTCTGGCAAAGACTCGAGGCACGGAGACTGGAGAGCGCCGAAGGGACCGAGCTCAGGCAGTCAGCGGACGGCATCGTCCGAGCCAGCGGCCCTCGCCCGAACCAGGACGATTACCGGCTGGTGTCCCATCCTGACAGCTCGCGGGTCACCGGTCTGAAACTTGAAGTTTTCCCGCACCCCGAACACACCCAGGGCCGCTTTACGCGGGGGCAGAGTGGAGAGTTCATTCTGACCGACTTAAAGCTCCAGGTGCGTCACCAAGGTCAGTCCGGACTCCGCGATGTCGCGCTGGCCTCAGCCGTGGCGGACTTCTCGGCTGACACCAAAGCCAACGACGGTTATGGCAATGTCAAAGACACTCTCGACGATGACCCTCGCAACGGGTGGACGACTCAGGGGGCAACGAACGTAACCGCCCATGTGGCCGTGTTCGCTCTAGCGGAGCCGCTCCGGCTGGCGAGTGATGAGGAGATGATTATCGAGCTGCGCCATCGCTCGACGCGAGGGGATGCCAACATCGGGCGCTTTCGTGTGTCGGCCACCAGCCAACTGGGAGAAACGGTTCAGAGCGTTAAAGCTTCCCCCCTCGAAGAGATAGCCACCGCCGCTCCCAGCGATACTTCCTCCATCAACCCGGAACTGCGCGGGCGGCTATTCGCTCAGTTTTTGGAGGAGCACGAGCCGTATCGGGATGCCAGGCAGGCGCTGGATCGGGCCACTCGCCAGCTCAACGAAACCAGGAAGGCCGCTGAAAAATTGAACGTCATGGTGTTGGCGGATCGACCGGAAGCCCGCGAAACTCATGTGCTGATCCGCGGGGTCTGGGATAAACCCGGCGAACGCGTTTCCGCCGGTGTGCCGGCCAGCATCGCTCCTTGGCCAGAGGGCCAACCCACCAACCGGCTGGGTCTGGCTCTGTGGATCACTTCACCCGACAATCCACTCTCGGCGCGAGTCCTGGTGAACCATCTCTGGCAGCTTCTCTTCGGCTTCGGCCTGGTGCGCACTCCGGAGGACTTCGGCCTGCAGGGAGAGCGCCCCACCCATCCCGAACTGCTGGATTGGCTCGCCTGTGAACTCATCGCCAGTGGCTGGAACATTAAACACCTACTAGCTCTCATCGTTTCCAGCGCCACTTACCAGCAGGATTCCACCATCCAGCCCACCTTGCTCGCGCGTGACCCGGATAACCGCCTCCTCGCGCGAGGAGCCAGGTATCGCTTGCCAAGCTGGATGCTCCGCGATGCCGCGTTGCGCGCCGCCGGACTGCTCAATCCCGCCCTGGGAGGACCTCCTATCCGCCCCTATCAACCGGAAGGGGTGTGGGAGGAACTCTTCATGGGGCGGTTCAAATATGAACCGAGCCAGGGCGGCTCGCAGTATCGTCGTACCCTTTACGCGTTTTGGCGTCGGGCAATCGCACCCACATTCCTCTTTGATTCGGCACAGCGACGGACCTGCGAAGTCCGCGTTCCCAGGACCAACACCCCACTGCAAGCTCTGACGCTGCTGAACGACGAGACGTATCTCGACGCCTCACGCGCTCTGGGCAAGTGGGCGTTGGAGTCCGGAACAACCCCATCGGAACGAATCCAGGCCTTGTTTCGACGCATCCTCTCCCGCTCAGCCACGGATCGCGAATGCGAAATCGTCCAGCATCAGCTGGAGGAAGCGACAAGCCACTACCAGTCTCACCCCGTGGATGCCGCCAAACTCTTGCGCCGCGATGAGGTCAAGATCCTGACCGATGGGGATTGGATCTCGGAAGCCGCCTACAGTATCGTCGCCAGCCTTCTGCTGAACCTTGATGAAGCCATCACCCATGAATGA
- a CDS encoding polyphosphate polymerase domain-containing protein translates to MAEDRMQRQRFERKYRIPEQLAIAVRDFVSTQLELDEFGANHPQLSYPVHSLYLDSDGLDTYWMTINGDKNRYKLRLRFYDNKPESPVFFEIKRRVDEIIMKQRGGVRKVAVPLILAGQLPEAEHLISQQPKHLSAIQEFCRLTQLIDAKPKVHVAYLREAWIHPDTDAVRVTFDRQVRGEAEPTIRFRTDMIQPVEPFGKDVILEIKFTDRFPNWLREMVEAFDLERCGAAKYCECVEQLGEELLGSGLTKIAQAREFEGKSGD, encoded by the coding sequence ATGGCCGAAGACCGAATGCAACGGCAGCGCTTCGAGAGGAAGTACCGTATTCCGGAGCAGCTGGCGATCGCCGTGCGTGATTTTGTCAGCACCCAGCTTGAACTCGATGAGTTTGGTGCGAATCACCCGCAGCTCTCCTATCCGGTCCACAGCCTCTATCTCGACTCCGACGGACTGGACACCTATTGGATGACGATCAATGGGGACAAAAACCGATACAAGCTTCGACTGCGTTTCTACGATAACAAGCCCGAGTCACCCGTCTTTTTCGAAATCAAGCGCCGGGTGGATGAGATCATCATGAAGCAGCGGGGGGGAGTCCGGAAAGTGGCAGTTCCCCTGATTTTGGCGGGACAATTGCCCGAAGCCGAACACCTGATCAGTCAGCAGCCAAAGCATCTCAGCGCAATCCAGGAGTTCTGCAGACTCACCCAACTCATCGATGCCAAGCCGAAGGTTCACGTCGCCTACTTGCGAGAAGCGTGGATTCACCCGGACACGGACGCGGTGAGGGTCACCTTCGATCGGCAGGTCAGAGGCGAAGCTGAACCGACCATCCGCTTTAGAACCGACATGATCCAACCCGTCGAGCCGTTCGGGAAAGACGTGATCTTGGAGATCAAATTTACGGATCGATTTCCCAATTGGTTGCGGGAAATGGTCGAGGCCTTCGACCTGGAACGCTGCGGAGCAGCTAAATACTGCGAATGTGTCGAACAGCTGGGCGAGGAACTCCTGGGCTCCGGCCTTACCAAAATCGCCCAAGCCCGCGAGTTCGAAGGAAAGTCCGGCGACTAG
- a CDS encoding isoprenylcysteine carboxylmethyltransferase family protein, whose translation MSSFVARGGLWVIAQTLLTVAALGAGPLLAADAWPRLWRILGITILACGAYFGIAGVMALGTSRTVYPRPLPGAQLIRTGVYRRVRHPLYTSLMLVTAGWGLCWSSPWALVGCGALSAMLVAKATAEEGWLRQKYPGYAEYAAEVPRFFPLIR comes from the coding sequence ATGAGCAGTTTTGTCGCACGAGGGGGGCTGTGGGTGATCGCCCAAACCCTGCTTACCGTCGCGGCCCTTGGTGCTGGACCGCTGCTAGCGGCGGATGCCTGGCCCCGGCTGTGGAGAATCCTGGGGATAACCATCCTTGCATGCGGTGCCTATTTCGGAATCGCGGGGGTCATGGCCCTTGGAACGTCCCGCACCGTATACCCTCGCCCTCTTCCGGGCGCCCAGCTCATCAGAACCGGGGTTTACCGCCGAGTGCGCCATCCACTGTACACCAGCCTCATGCTGGTCACGGCAGGCTGGGGTTTGTGCTGGAGTAGCCCATGGGCTCTCGTGGGGTGCGGGGCGCTGTCCGCGATGCTGGTCGCAAAAGCCACCGCCGAGGAAGGTTGGCTTCGCCAAAAATACCCCGGCTATGCCGAATACGCCGCCGAGGTGCCACGCTTCTTTCCGCTCATCCGCTGA
- a CDS encoding MerR family transcriptional regulator yields the protein MTKPHCDAPAGSSEDRTEPETVYTVELMVQLTGVSDDMLRCYQLEGLISPTNGPTADRPSFDDETLRTLRRIEHLKTAYGMSLPGIRLLLHLQAETERLQAELRAQR from the coding sequence ATGACAAAACCCCATTGCGACGCACCCGCAGGCTCGAGCGAGGACCGAACCGAGCCAGAGACGGTATACACCGTGGAACTTATGGTGCAGCTCACCGGTGTGTCTGACGATATGCTTCGCTGCTATCAGCTGGAAGGCCTCATTTCGCCGACGAACGGTCCGACGGCAGACCGCCCCTCCTTCGATGATGAGACGCTCCGCACGCTTCGACGAATCGAACACCTCAAAACCGCCTACGGGATGAGCCTTCCCGGAATTCGACTACTGCTGCACTTGCAGGCAGAAACCGAGCGGTTGCAGGCGGAGCTTCGAGCACAACGATGA